One region of Salinibacterium sp. TMP30 genomic DNA includes:
- the pdhA gene encoding pyruvate dehydrogenase (acetyl-transferring) E1 component subunit alpha — protein MSTTVPVKAQKPEAKRQNPEFVQLLDPEGNRLSDDLYDPWVSDVTGDQLASLYEDLIIVRRIDTEATALQRQGELGLWPPLFGQEAAQVGSARTLRPDDFVFSSYRENAVAYCRGVKLPDLVRVWRGTAASGWDPFSVGMATPAVIIGAQTLHATGYAVGCKKDGVDSVAVAYFGDGATSEGDVSEAMVFAASFKAPVIFFCQNNQWAISEPVGLQAQRPIADRAPGFGIPSIRVDGNDVLAVMAATRSALDRARNGGGPTFIEAVTYRRGPHTTSDDPSRYVDPVVAKEWEARDPIARVEAFLRSEGVLTDELAASIQSRADLVAAEFRAGCLGLENPEPLSVFDNVYATEHSGLARQKSQYKAYLEGFEK, from the coding sequence ATGAGTACTACCGTGCCCGTAAAGGCCCAGAAACCTGAGGCTAAGAGGCAGAACCCTGAGTTCGTGCAGCTTCTTGACCCTGAGGGGAACCGGCTGAGTGATGACCTCTATGACCCTTGGGTGTCAGATGTCACCGGCGATCAGCTCGCGAGCCTCTATGAAGACCTCATCATCGTGCGTCGCATCGATACCGAGGCGACTGCCCTTCAGCGTCAGGGTGAACTAGGACTCTGGCCGCCGCTGTTCGGCCAAGAAGCAGCACAGGTCGGTTCTGCCCGCACTTTGCGGCCCGACGATTTTGTTTTTTCTAGCTACCGCGAAAATGCTGTCGCTTACTGCCGAGGCGTGAAACTGCCCGACCTTGTGCGGGTGTGGCGCGGTACTGCCGCATCGGGGTGGGATCCGTTCTCCGTGGGCATGGCAACTCCCGCCGTGATTATTGGCGCGCAGACGCTGCATGCCACCGGCTACGCCGTCGGATGCAAAAAAGATGGTGTCGACAGTGTTGCGGTGGCCTACTTCGGTGATGGTGCCACCAGCGAGGGTGACGTCAGCGAAGCGATGGTCTTCGCGGCCTCGTTTAAGGCTCCCGTGATTTTCTTCTGCCAAAACAACCAATGGGCAATCTCTGAGCCTGTCGGGCTTCAGGCACAGCGGCCGATTGCCGATCGGGCGCCCGGATTCGGAATCCCGAGCATCCGCGTTGATGGAAACGATGTGCTCGCCGTCATGGCTGCAACGCGCAGTGCTCTCGACCGTGCACGCAACGGCGGAGGCCCCACCTTTATCGAAGCCGTGACGTATCGCCGTGGCCCGCACACCACCTCTGACGACCCGAGCCGCTATGTGGACCCTGTGGTTGCTAAAGAGTGGGAAGCACGCGATCCGATCGCGCGCGTCGAAGCGTTTTTGCGCAGCGAAGGGGTGCTGACCGACGAACTGGCGGCATCCATTCAGAGCCGAGCAGATCTGGTGGCGGCAGAGTTCCGTGCAGGATGCCTCGGGCTCGAGAACCCCGAACCGCTCAGCGTTTTCGACAACGTGTATGCCACCGAACACTCGGGACTTGCGCGTCAAAAGAGCCAATACAAGGCGTACCTAGAGGGGTTTGAAAAATGA
- a CDS encoding signal peptidase II: MTENLDPAAATTTSRVSRRLLWGVFALAALVIASDQLSKWWAETNLGDGTVIPVIDNVISFQLVYNPGAAFSIGEEFTWVLTIIAAIAVVAIIRYAWRVESRAWAFALGLLLGGAITHLGDRLFREPGFARGHVVDFINYGGYFIGNIADIALVGGAVMIVIISLMGIASRPEPAAANAADAAAAAAAE; this comes from the coding sequence ATGACCGAGAATCTCGACCCTGCTGCGGCCACCACCACCTCGCGAGTATCGCGGCGTTTGCTGTGGGGAGTTTTTGCGCTCGCAGCGTTAGTGATCGCCTCCGACCAACTGAGCAAGTGGTGGGCAGAAACGAACCTTGGTGATGGCACTGTCATTCCCGTTATCGATAACGTTATTTCGTTCCAACTCGTCTACAATCCCGGCGCAGCATTCTCTATCGGTGAAGAATTCACGTGGGTGCTCACGATCATCGCGGCAATCGCGGTTGTCGCGATTATCAGATACGCGTGGCGAGTCGAATCACGCGCTTGGGCCTTTGCGCTCGGGCTCCTGCTCGGTGGCGCAATCACCCACTTGGGCGACCGACTGTTCCGTGAGCCAGGATTCGCTCGCGGTCACGTCGTTGACTTCATCAACTACGGCGGATACTTCATCGGCAACATTGCCGACATTGCGCTCGTCGGTGGTGCCGTCATGATCGTCATCATCTCTCTCATGGGCATAGCCAGCAGGCCCGAACCCGCAGCGGCCAATGCTGCAGATGCTGCGGCTGCGGCTGCGGCTGAATAG
- a CDS encoding alpha-ketoacid dehydrogenase subunit beta → MTELTLAKALGSGLRRALSDDDKVVLLGEDIGALGGVFRVTDGLQRDFGTERVMDTPLAEAGIIGMAVGLAFRGYRPVCEIQFDGFIYPGFDQIVAQVAKLHYRTAGNVRMPLTIRVPYGGGIGAVEHHSESPEAYFAHTAGLRVVTCSTPQDAHSMLREAIACDDPVLFFEPKRRYWTKGDVDEDAVGLPMGKARVVVEGTDVTLVTYGPLVATALDAAVAAADDGISLEVVDLRSLAPVDFDTVSASVQKTGRLVITHEASESGGLGAEIAATLTDRCFYYLEAAPVRITGFDVPYPPAKLEDHFLPDLDRILDGVDRALGRANSLTGWSA, encoded by the coding sequence ATGACTGAACTGACTCTGGCAAAAGCACTCGGCTCAGGATTGCGACGAGCACTCAGCGACGACGACAAGGTTGTGCTCCTCGGTGAAGATATCGGAGCCTTGGGTGGCGTTTTTCGTGTCACCGATGGTTTGCAGCGCGATTTCGGCACAGAACGAGTGATGGACACACCGCTTGCTGAAGCAGGAATTATCGGCATGGCAGTCGGGCTCGCGTTCCGTGGTTACCGTCCGGTCTGTGAAATTCAGTTCGACGGCTTCATCTACCCGGGTTTCGATCAGATCGTTGCTCAGGTTGCGAAGCTGCACTATCGCACCGCCGGAAATGTGCGGATGCCGCTGACGATTCGTGTTCCCTATGGCGGAGGTATCGGAGCGGTCGAGCACCACTCTGAGTCTCCCGAAGCGTATTTCGCGCACACCGCTGGACTGCGGGTGGTCACCTGTTCAACGCCGCAGGACGCGCACAGCATGCTGCGTGAGGCGATCGCTTGCGATGACCCGGTTCTGTTTTTTGAGCCCAAACGTCGCTACTGGACTAAGGGCGACGTCGACGAAGACGCTGTCGGTCTACCGATGGGCAAAGCACGCGTCGTTGTTGAGGGCACTGATGTGACTCTCGTGACGTATGGCCCGCTTGTGGCAACCGCATTGGATGCCGCCGTGGCCGCTGCTGACGACGGGATTTCTCTCGAGGTGGTTGATTTGCGTTCGCTCGCCCCGGTTGACTTCGACACGGTTTCGGCAAGCGTGCAGAAGACGGGGCGACTCGTGATCACCCACGAGGCGTCAGAATCGGGCGGTTTGGGGGCTGAAATCGCGGCGACACTGACCGACCGCTGTTTCTACTATCTCGAGGCTGCTCCTGTGCGCATTACGGGCTTCGATGTGCCCTATCCACCGGCGAAATTGGAGGATCATTTCTTGCCTGATCTTGACCGGATTCTTGATGGTGTTGATCGCGCTCTTGGTCGCGCCAATTCGCTCACAGGGTGGAGTGCGTAA
- a CDS encoding NAD(P)/FAD-dependent oxidoreductase — translation MAHFDAIVVGAGVAGLSAARLLANAGRRVVVLEARDRVGGRVWTDRTDGFVTDLGASWIHGITDNPVAAAAEAFSMPTVEFTVGGYQPDGRPIAYYGPSGKRLSDDEARAFADDVHSVDAALAEVVAESDADDSYRDVTEAALALQGWDHDRAERVREFLQHRSEEQYGAWIEDLAAHGLDDDVVDGDEVVFPEGYDRLSTHLAHGLDIRLEQTVTRVRWSSEGVTVTTDRGTLTADHAVVTVPIGVLKSKDFTIEPPLPEPNAGALGRLEMNAFEKVVLRFPTKFWDDGVYAIRQQGPEGRWWHSWYDLTALHGTPTLLTFAAGAAAREIRHWEDEQIVDSVLAQLRRLYDDRVEEPTRVDITAWQDDPFARGSYAYMRQGSTTADHDDLATPVGGVLHIAGEATWTDDPATVSAALCSGHRAASNILHRAIPIVEVWAEAPVRSADRG, via the coding sequence ATGGCTCATTTCGATGCAATCGTCGTTGGCGCGGGAGTGGCAGGTCTGTCCGCCGCTCGTCTGCTGGCGAATGCTGGCCGTCGTGTTGTGGTGCTTGAGGCTCGTGACCGCGTTGGTGGCAGAGTCTGGACGGATCGCACTGACGGGTTCGTCACCGACCTCGGTGCGTCCTGGATTCACGGCATTACTGACAACCCCGTTGCAGCAGCGGCTGAAGCTTTCAGTATGCCGACTGTGGAGTTTACTGTCGGTGGGTACCAACCAGATGGCCGCCCCATCGCCTACTACGGACCAAGCGGTAAGCGACTCTCGGATGATGAGGCTCGGGCTTTTGCCGATGACGTCCATTCGGTCGACGCCGCGCTCGCGGAGGTCGTCGCCGAGTCGGATGCGGATGACTCATACCGGGACGTGACCGAGGCAGCTCTTGCCCTTCAAGGATGGGATCATGATCGGGCTGAACGCGTTCGCGAGTTCCTCCAGCACCGCAGCGAAGAGCAGTACGGGGCGTGGATCGAGGATCTTGCCGCGCACGGTCTCGATGATGACGTTGTCGACGGCGACGAAGTAGTTTTCCCCGAAGGGTACGATCGCCTATCCACGCACCTCGCTCACGGCCTCGACATCCGCCTTGAGCAGACCGTCACCCGCGTGCGCTGGTCGTCGGAGGGCGTCACCGTTACGACAGACCGCGGCACGCTGACGGCAGACCACGCCGTCGTGACGGTGCCGATCGGGGTGCTCAAGTCGAAGGACTTCACCATCGAACCGCCGCTTCCGGAACCGAACGCTGGCGCGCTTGGCCGGCTCGAGATGAACGCCTTCGAGAAAGTCGTTCTGAGGTTCCCGACGAAGTTCTGGGACGACGGGGTCTATGCGATCCGGCAGCAGGGGCCCGAGGGCCGCTGGTGGCACTCGTGGTACGACCTCACGGCGCTTCATGGCACGCCCACGCTGCTGACCTTCGCCGCGGGCGCAGCGGCCAGAGAGATCCGTCACTGGGAAGACGAACAGATTGTCGACTCGGTTCTCGCGCAACTGCGGCGACTGTACGATGACCGAGTCGAGGAGCCGACCCGTGTTGACATCACCGCCTGGCAAGACGATCCGTTCGCCCGAGGGTCGTACGCATACATGAGACAAGGCTCCACGACCGCGGATCACGACGACCTCGCGACGCCCGTTGGTGGGGTTCTCCATATCGCGGGCGAGGCCACGTGGACGGATGACCCCGCCACGGTCTCCGCTGCCCTGTGCTCCGGTCACCGCGCGGCATCGAACATATTGCACCGTGCGATCCCGATTGTTGAGGTGTGGGCGGAAGCCCCAGTGAGATCCGCAGATCGAGGCTAA
- a CDS encoding dihydrolipoamide acetyltransferase family protein, with product MAVKEFALPDLGEGLTESEIVEWHVAVGDMVTLNQPIAEVETAKAIVSLPSPVAGKISALHAEPGATVTVGTRIVTFELDGEAGETDTQDDPEASQKPAQSQKPAQPDMSAPTEKSGEAGSSDAPERNSVLVGYGPAVESGKRPTRKARAAQAAQQTGQSADAPAADALAQTVEAPAKTVNAPATPAEARTKTTPPVRKLAHDLGVDLTRVQGTGPDGLITRDDVSQAADAGDQSSDSATVSPSRESGPRAGGSNGRPREQRTPIKSVRKATAAAMVSSAFTAPHVTEFLTIDVTRTIELVARLKASGTSASVLAVIAKALCIGVARNPSVNSRWDAEANEIVEFGYINLGIAVATPRGLMVPNLKDADSLTLAELTDAIGTIARDARASKATPASLNGGTISITNVGVFGIDAGTPILNPGEAAILAMGAVRKMPWEHHGEIALRDVMTLSLSFDHRLVDGEQGARFLTDVGAILSDPGAVLGMV from the coding sequence ATGGCTGTTAAGGAATTTGCGCTGCCCGATTTGGGGGAGGGCCTCACCGAGTCTGAGATTGTGGAGTGGCATGTTGCTGTTGGCGACATGGTTACTCTGAACCAGCCGATTGCTGAGGTGGAGACGGCGAAAGCGATTGTTTCGCTGCCGTCGCCAGTCGCGGGAAAGATCTCTGCGCTTCATGCAGAGCCCGGGGCAACTGTCACTGTTGGCACACGGATTGTGACGTTCGAACTCGATGGTGAAGCGGGCGAAACTGACACGCAGGATGATCCAGAGGCGTCTCAGAAGCCAGCGCAGTCCCAGAAGCCAGCGCAGCCGGATATGTCAGCGCCGACGGAGAAGTCAGGCGAAGCCGGCTCATCCGATGCCCCCGAACGCAACTCGGTGCTGGTCGGCTATGGCCCTGCCGTGGAGAGCGGCAAGCGTCCAACTCGAAAGGCTCGCGCGGCTCAGGCGGCTCAGCAGACAGGCCAGTCCGCAGACGCTCCGGCGGCCGATGCACTTGCCCAGACCGTCGAAGCACCCGCGAAGACTGTAAACGCACCAGCCACACCGGCTGAAGCACGCACGAAGACCACGCCGCCGGTGCGTAAGCTTGCGCACGACCTCGGGGTCGACCTCACGCGAGTGCAGGGAACCGGACCTGACGGGCTCATTACTCGTGATGACGTCTCGCAGGCCGCCGATGCGGGAGATCAGAGTTCCGACTCGGCCACGGTGTCACCGTCACGAGAATCAGGGCCGCGAGCTGGCGGGTCGAATGGTCGGCCACGCGAGCAACGCACTCCGATCAAGTCGGTGCGTAAGGCTACTGCTGCAGCGATGGTGTCGAGTGCGTTCACTGCACCTCATGTCACCGAGTTTTTGACGATTGACGTGACCAGAACCATCGAACTCGTTGCGCGACTGAAAGCTAGCGGCACCTCAGCATCCGTGCTTGCAGTGATCGCCAAAGCGCTCTGTATCGGGGTGGCACGCAACCCTTCAGTCAATTCGCGCTGGGATGCCGAAGCTAACGAAATAGTCGAGTTCGGCTACATCAACCTCGGTATTGCCGTCGCGACACCGCGCGGGTTGATGGTGCCGAACCTCAAAGATGCCGACTCGCTCACTCTGGCCGAATTGACGGATGCGATCGGCACCATTGCGCGTGATGCTCGCGCGAGCAAAGCCACTCCGGCATCGCTCAACGGCGGAACGATTTCGATCACCAACGTTGGCGTGTTCGGCATCGATGCGGGTACGCCCATCCTGAATCCGGGAGAAGCCGCCATCTTGGCTATGGGCGCTGTGCGGAAGATGCCGTGGGAGCACCATGGTGAAATTGCGCTGCGCGACGTCATGACGCTCAGCCTGTCGTTCGACCATCGGCTCGTTGATGGTGAGCAGGGGGCTCGCTTCCTGACCGATGTTGGCGCAATTCTCAGCGACCCCGGCGCCGTATTAGGCATGGTGTGA
- a CDS encoding carboxyl transferase domain-containing protein, which translates to MEKISTAAQPSHPTFVANDGSMRSLVEQLRERLATTALGGSEKSRERHVSRGKLLPRDRVDELLDEGSPFIEIAPLAANGIYNDDAPGAGVIAGIGLIHSRPVLVISNDATVKGGTYFPLTVKKHLRAQEIALENKLPCVYLVDSGGAFLPMQDEVFPDRDHFGRIFYNQARLSAAGIPQIASVMGSCTAGGAYVPAMSDETIIVRNQGTIFLGGPPLVKAAIGEIVTAEELGGGDVHARTSGVTDHLADDDRHALQIVRDIIATIPKPAAPAWDVVESRPPSVNPDELYGVVPTDVQSPYEVREVIARLVDGSEFHEFKKEYGTTLITGFATLHGHPVGIIANAGVLFSESALKGAHFIELCDQRGIPLLFLQNISGFMVGKEYEAGGIAKNGAKMVTAVATTRVPKFTVVIGGSFGAGNYSMCGRSYSPRFLWMWPNARISVMGGPQAAAVLSTVRRDQLGEDEFTDDDKVAFEKPIREQYERQGSPYYSTARLWDDGIIDPKDTRDVLGMALDIAAATPLPEPGFGLFRM; encoded by the coding sequence ATGGAGAAAATTTCCACAGCAGCCCAACCGTCTCATCCGACGTTTGTGGCCAACGACGGGTCAATGCGCTCACTCGTGGAGCAATTGCGCGAGCGACTCGCGACGACCGCTCTCGGCGGTTCGGAGAAATCTCGCGAACGTCACGTCTCGCGTGGCAAGCTGTTGCCGCGCGATCGAGTTGATGAGTTGCTCGACGAGGGCAGTCCTTTTATCGAAATCGCCCCTCTCGCGGCTAACGGTATTTACAACGACGATGCCCCGGGCGCTGGCGTTATCGCCGGCATCGGGCTCATCCATTCACGCCCCGTTCTCGTGATCTCCAACGATGCGACCGTCAAAGGCGGCACGTACTTTCCGCTCACCGTTAAGAAGCACTTGCGGGCCCAAGAAATTGCACTCGAGAACAAGCTTCCCTGCGTGTACCTGGTCGACTCGGGTGGCGCCTTCCTGCCGATGCAAGACGAAGTCTTTCCTGACCGCGATCACTTCGGTCGCATCTTCTACAATCAGGCTCGACTGTCGGCAGCGGGCATCCCGCAGATCGCCTCCGTCATGGGCTCCTGCACTGCCGGCGGAGCCTATGTGCCGGCAATGAGCGACGAGACGATCATCGTGCGCAATCAGGGCACCATCTTCTTGGGTGGTCCTCCGCTCGTGAAGGCCGCCATTGGCGAGATTGTGACGGCTGAAGAGCTGGGCGGGGGAGACGTTCACGCCCGAACCTCAGGGGTCACAGATCATCTCGCCGACGACGATCGCCATGCGCTGCAGATTGTGCGCGACATCATCGCGACAATTCCGAAGCCCGCCGCACCGGCCTGGGATGTTGTTGAATCACGCCCGCCATCCGTCAACCCTGACGAACTCTACGGTGTCGTGCCGACCGACGTGCAAAGCCCCTACGAGGTGCGTGAAGTAATTGCCCGTCTGGTAGATGGCAGTGAGTTTCATGAGTTCAAAAAGGAGTACGGCACGACCCTCATCACGGGCTTCGCGACACTGCACGGGCATCCGGTCGGCATCATTGCCAATGCTGGTGTTCTGTTCAGCGAATCGGCGCTCAAGGGCGCGCACTTCATCGAGCTGTGCGACCAGCGAGGCATCCCGCTGCTGTTTCTGCAGAACATTTCGGGATTCATGGTCGGCAAGGAATATGAGGCCGGCGGCATTGCCAAGAACGGCGCCAAGATGGTCACCGCCGTCGCTACGACGCGTGTTCCTAAGTTCACGGTCGTCATCGGTGGATCATTCGGTGCTGGTAACTACTCGATGTGTGGACGCTCCTACTCGCCGCGTTTCTTGTGGATGTGGCCCAACGCCCGCATCTCGGTCATGGGCGGCCCCCAAGCTGCCGCGGTGCTCTCCACGGTTCGCCGCGACCAACTCGGCGAAGACGAGTTCACCGACGACGACAAGGTTGCATTCGAGAAGCCGATCCGCGAGCAGTACGAACGCCAGGGCAGCCCCTACTATTCGACCGCCCGACTGTGGGATGACGGAATTATCGACCCCAAAGACACTAGAGACGTGCTCGGCATGGCTCTCGATATCGCTGCGGCCACCCCGCTGCCTGAGCCGGGCTTCGGCCTCTTCCGGATGTGA
- a CDS encoding TetR/AcrR family transcriptional regulator produces MTATPTPRSQAKADRRDALLDAAASLFAERGFTRVSLEDLGAAAGISGPAVYRHFDGKQAVLAAMLVDASADLCTGAQTVIESAPSAQAALESLIKFHVEFALKNANVIRVQDRDLDSLTDDDRHTVRALQRSYVELWVATLARRHPDAATSELRTRAHATFGLINSTPHSGRAGATRAVLERMALAALNA; encoded by the coding sequence ATGACCGCGACACCAACCCCACGGAGTCAGGCGAAAGCTGACCGGCGCGACGCCCTCCTCGACGCCGCCGCGAGCCTCTTCGCCGAACGCGGATTCACTCGGGTCTCGCTCGAAGACCTCGGCGCGGCAGCAGGAATCAGCGGTCCGGCCGTCTACCGCCACTTCGACGGCAAACAAGCCGTGCTTGCCGCGATGCTCGTGGATGCCAGCGCCGACCTCTGCACGGGAGCACAGACCGTGATCGAGTCGGCACCCTCGGCACAGGCCGCGCTCGAAAGTCTCATAAAATTTCATGTCGAATTTGCGCTCAAGAATGCCAACGTCATCCGGGTGCAAGATCGCGACCTCGACAGCCTTACCGATGATGACCGGCACACCGTGCGTGCCCTCCAGCGCAGCTATGTAGAGCTGTGGGTTGCCACGCTCGCGCGCCGTCACCCGGATGCTGCGACGAGCGAACTGCGCACGCGCGCCCATGCCACTTTTGGGCTCATCAACTCAACTCCCCACAGCGGCCGTGCCGGAGCGACTAGAGCGGTACTTGAGCGAATGGCGCTAGCGGCGCTGAACGCTTAG